Genomic segment of Actinomycetota bacterium:
ACGGCAACGACGGCAAGGGCGGCGGCGGCGGCCACTTCGGCAGCGAGCGACACGCTACCGTCGGGCTGCAGGACTTCGCTCAGAACAACGAGCCGACGTTCGACCGCGGCGAGGCTGCAGCCAAGCTGAAGGACGCCTGGAGGTCGACGCTTACCGCAGAGGGCAAGATGGGCTCCCAGAAGAAGACCTTGGGAGATGCGGCGAAGGAGACCACCAGGAAGGCGGCAACGGTGAGGTCCGAGGAGCCGGCGAAGCCGGAAGAGCCGGCAGACGCATAGGTTTTTAAGAAGCGGTACATTAGGATCACTTTTACGATCAGGTCTATAACCACATTTCTGTAGTTCAAGGTTAAAAGGAGGAAGACATGCTTAAGCGGCCCAAGCTCAGCAAGCGTGAAGATGCTTCGAGCGCCCCGGCAGCCTCGTCAGGCGGAGGCGGCTCGGCAACCCCGCCCCCGCTCCCGCGCTCCGGCGGATCGGGAATCTCCACCGCAGCACTCGCAGCGGCCCTCGGCGGCGGCTACACCGCGCCCAGCGGCATCAGCGCCGGTGGCGGCGGCGGCGGCTCGGCAGCCAACGGCATCTCCACCTCGGCTCTCGGTCACGCCCTGAGCGGCGGCGGCACCTCGGCCGGCAACAAGTCGGTTGCGTCCAGCCGCCACACTTCGTACCCGCTCCCCGGCGACCTGACCGGTCTCCCGGCTCGCGCAGGCACCCGTACCGGCCCTCGCACCACCTCCTACCGGATCCCCCTGCAGCGCGGTGGCCAGAGCAACGTCTACGACACCGTCAACTAGCAAGCTTCACCCCGGGCGCAGGAGAAATCCTGCGCCCGTGGTATGTCCGGAACTCCCGGACCTGCAAAAACTTTGAGTGGAATTTGAGATGGACGACGCAACTTCCCGCACCAATCAACTTCCCGAAGAAGCCTCCCCCTACCTGAGACGCCAGGCCGGCCAGGCCGTCCACTGGCTCCCCTGGGGCGAGCAGGCTCTTCGCCGGGCCGTCGATGAGAACAGGCCCCTGCTGGTGTCCATCGGATACGCAGCCTCGCACCAGTGCCGCGCGGCCGACTCCTTCTTCGACGACTTCGATTTGGCCGAGCTGGTCAACTCCGAGTTCGTCGCCGTCAAGGTCGACAGGCTGGAGCACCCGGAGGTCGACGCCCACGTCGGTGAGATGGTGCGGGCGATGGGAAAATCCACCGAGTACCCGATGACCGTGTTCCTGACCCCGGAGGGGGCTCCGTTCGGATCCCGCCCGCCGGTCCTCGGCGACAACGTCCAGGACTTCGCCGGGTCGCTCCGGCAGGCCGCGGATGAGTGGAGGCAGGACCCCGAGGAAGCCCGCCGCCGGGCCAGCGCCACCGTCGAGCAGCTTCGCCGGTCGTCCGCAGAAGCGGTCAAGAGCGAGCCGGTGGGCCCTGCGCTGCTCCAGCAGGCTGTTTTCGGCATCCAGGCTGCGTTCGACGACGTCAACGGGGGCTTCGGCGAGGCTCCCAAGCCGGTGCACACCCCGGCCATCGAGTTCATGCTCCGTGCCGGAGGCCGGGGGGTCGCCCGGGCGGCAACCGTCGCCGACTCCAGCCTCAGCCTCATGGCCAAAGGTGGAATCTACGACCAGATCGGCGGAGGTTTCCACCACATGTCCGTCGACCGTGCGTGGCGGGTGCCCCGCTTCGAGAAGCTTCTCGTCGACAACGCCCTTCTTGTCCGAAGCTACCTGCACGCCTGGCAGCTCGGCAAGGACGAGACGTTCAGCAGGATTGCTCTGGAAACCGTGGAGTACCTCATCCGCGACCTCGCAAACCCGGCCGGCGCCTTCTACGCCGGGGAGTCGGCGACGAGCGACGGCATGGAGGGCGGCTTCTACACCTGGCAGTCCGACGAGTTCACGATGGTTGCCCCTGACGCAGTCGAGGCCTACGGGGTCACGAAGGCCGGCCAGTTCAAGGGACGCAACGTGCTTACCCTCGCGGCCGGCGAGCACCCCAGCGCGGCGAAAGCGGCTCTGCTCAAGCGGAGACGGGTGCGTACGCGCCCGGACCGGGACGAGCAGATCCTGACCTCGTGGAACGGCCTCGCCATCGCGGCGCTGGCCGAGGCCGGCGCCGCTCTGGAGCGGCCCGACCTCCTGGAGGCGGCACGCCGGACCGCGACCGCAATCCTGCAGCGCAACCGGCAGGGCTCGGGCAGGCTGTGGCACGTCAACCCTCCGGGCGGCCCTGCCGTTCCCGGCCTGCTGGAGGACTACGCCTACCTGGCCGAGGGCCTTTACACGTTGTGGGAGGCGACCTTCGAACCGGAGTGGATAACCACCTGCGAGGAGATTGTCCGCAGGATGGTCGACGAGTTCTGGGACTCCGAGGGCGGGGGACTGTTCACCGCCCCCGCCGACCCCGCCGCGGTTTTGCCCCGCCGTAAAGACCGCAAGGACGGGCTGGGCCCTTCGCCTGCCGCGGTCGTCTCGGTGCTGCTCGGCAAGCTCGCCGTCCTGACCGGCAACCGGGACTACCGGACGAAGGCTATCGCCATAGTCGAGGACGCACTGGGATTGTTGCAGGAGCGGCACCTGGAGTCGGCGGGCATGTTGTCCGCAGTCGACGCCCTGCTCGCCAGCCCGGTTGAGATTGTGGTCCTCGGTCCCACCACCGACCGTCGCACCAGGGACCTCAGGAAGCAGATCTGGGTCCGATACCTGCCGAACAAGGTCTGCGCCGGAGCGCCGCCGCTGATCCCGTTCCCGATCCTCGAAGGTCGCGAGCCGGTCGGCGACGCGCCCACGGTGCACGTCTCGCGGGCCGGCACCCGCAAGCCGCCGGTCCTGAACCCGGAGGACTTCGAGGCGGCCCTCAAGTTCTGGACCAGCCCCACCGACCGCCAGGTCGCCCGGGTCAACGACCTCATCGGCAACGCCCTCCAAAGGCGGCACTTCTTCGACAACCTTCAGAACCCGGCGTGGATCGAGCCGCTGCGCGAGGCCGGTCTTTTCGACGCGCCCCCGGGTCCGATCGTCGACCTGGCCGAGAGCACCGTCGGCTCGCCGCCGTGGCCGCAATCCAAGTACCTGGCCCGAATGGCCCCGTTCAGCCCGGAGGCCGTGCAGGAGGCCGTGATGTCGGTTCCCGCCGCCGAGAACGTTCAGGTGCACGAAGACATGGCCGACGTTGCGCTGGCCCTGCCGCCCGAGCTTGCGGTCAAGCTGGTGCCCAAAGCCCGGCAGTGGCTGCAGTCGCCCTACCTGCTCCACCTCCCCGAGAAGCTCGGCCAGCTCGCCGCCCGCCTGGCCCAGGGCGGCCAGCCGGAGGCTGCGATAGAGCTGGCGGAGGCCCTGTTCGAGCTGCGCCCCGGTGACCCGTCGATCGTCAAGCAGCCGGTCTGGCTGCCCCCCGAGCCCCGCGGCCGGTTCGGCAAATACGCCTACGAGGAGATCCTTGCCGAGCAGATGCCGGTGCTCGCCGAGAAGGCGCCTTTCCCCACGGTCGAGCTGCTCTGCGACCTGCTGTCCGCGGCGATCACCTTCTCGCATCGACCCGGCGAGGAGGCGCCGCCCGCCGACCACTCCCACCTGTGGCGCCCGGCCATCCACGAGCATGAGAAGAACGACGACAAGACCCTGCGCAACCCGTTGACCACCGCGCTGGCCGACGCTGCCGAAGGGATTGCCCGCAAACAACCCTCGCTGGTGACCGAGCTGGTGAAGCGGCTGGAGCAGAGGGAGTGGCACGTCTTCCGCCGTGTCGCGCTCCACCTGCTGCGCATCTGGCCCGAGGTCTCACCGGAATCCATCAACCGCCGGTTGGCCGACCGGCACCTGTTCGCCGATCCCCACTTTCACCACGAGTACGTCTTGCTCGCCCGGGACCACTTCGAGGAGCTCTCCCCGGAGGACCAGACCGTGATCCTGGGGTGGCTGGACGCCGGCCCGGACATGGAGCAGTGGAACACCGACCCCCGGACGGTGAGCGACCCGGCAACCTACGCCGACCGGTGGCGCCTCGACCGCCTGGCGATGCTGCACGACTCCCTTCCGCCGTCACATCTGGAGGAGTACGAGCGGTTGGTTGCCCTGTACGGCCCGCCCGAGCACCCGGACTTCGTCGTCAACCTCCCGGCGCCCCGCACCGACCCGACCACGCCCCGCCAGGCCGAGGAGCTCCACGAGAACGACCTGGACGAGCTGGCGGAGTTCCTGCGAACCTGGACCCCCACCCCCGGACTCGGCAACCCCACCTCGGAGGGCATGGCCCGCAAGCTGGCGGCAGTGGTGGCCACCGAGCCGGTCAAGTTTGCCGACGCTGCCCGCTCCTTCAAGAATCTGGACCCCGCCTACATCTGGGCGATCCTCCACGGTCTGCGTGAGGCCTCCGAGGGCTACGAGTTCGAGTGGCCGCCGGTTCTGGACCTTGCGATCTGGACGGCGGAGGCCGAAACCGGGGCCGACGCCGCCCGCTGGCGGCCCGCCCGCCTGGAGGCGGCTCGCCTGATCTCCCGGGGCCTCGGCCAGGGCCCGGCGCAGCTTGCGTACCGGTTCCGGGAGAAGGTTTGGGCTGCCATCCGGCCGCTGACCGACGACCCGGACGCCGAGCCCGCAACTCCGGCCGGCGCCGTCGGGGCGGGCATCGCGGAGAGTGCGGCCGCCCAGTCGGTCCTGACCGTCCGGGGCGAGGCGATGCACGCCGTAATGCGCTACGCCCTGTGGGTCCGGCGCGAGATCGAGTCGAGCCCCAACGTCCGGGAACGCCTGTCGCGGGGCTTCGACGAGATGCCCGAGGTCCGGGAGGTCCTGGAGGCGCACCTGGACCCGGCCCGCGAGCCTTCGGCAGCCATCCGTGCGGTGTACGGCCGCTGGTTCGCCTTCCTGCTGATGCTCGACAACCGCTGGTCCTCCGACGCAGTGGAGCGGATCTTCCCCCGCGACCCCGAGCGGCAGTCGCTTCGGGACGCCGCCTGGGAGGCCCACGTGAGCTTCTCCAACCCCTACGACCACCTGCTCACGGTGATCGAGGACGAGTACCGGCGCGGGGTGGAGATGGTGGGTCGTTTCGCCGAACGCCCCGAGAACACGATTTCGCCCGAGAACCGGCTGGCCGAACACCTGATGGTGTACTACCTGAGGGGCAAGCTGGCCCTCGACCGCAACGGGCTGGTCGGCCGCTTCTTCGCCGACGCTCCGGACGCCCTGAGGTACCACGCCCTGTCGTTCATCGGCCGGAGCTTGAAGAACCAGCAGGGGATGCTACCGCGGGACGTGGCGATGCGGATCCAGGCGCTATGGGAGCGCCGGCTGCAGGAGGCGACGGCTACCGGCGACCTCACCGGCTACGAGAAGGAGCTGTCGGCCATCGGGTGGTGGTTCGCTTCGGCCAAGCTCGAGACCTCGTGGTCGGTCAAGCAGCTGATGAAGGTGCTGGAGCAGGGGGTGACTGTCGAGCCCGCAACCGCGGTCATCGCCCGGCTCAAGGAGCTGGACCCGTCGTTCGCCGCCACCAAGGTCAAGGCACTGGCGCAGATCCTTGCCCGCGAGCAGGACAGCGTGAACCTGGTCGCCTGGACCGACGACGCCCGGGCGATCCTGAACGAGGCCATCGGGTCGGCGGACGACTCCGCGCGGGCCACCGCTCTCGACCTGTTGAGCTTCTTCGACGTCCAGGAGCTCGAGGAGCTCGTCCGCTGGGACCAGTAGTCCTCAGGACCCCCTGAGACCGGGAATTCCGGTTTGCCAGGGGCGGGGGCAACTCTGATAGAGTCGTTTTCTGGAATACCACTTACAGCGCGCAAAAAAGTCCGGTATTGACCGCGGGCAGTCGCCGCTATAAGGTCTCGAATAGAGTTAGAATACGCGACGGTTTGCAGGAGCCTCGGAGCTTGTTCCCCGGGCTGAAGGCATTCGAGAGGAGACCGGTTTGGCAATTGGCGCATTGGCAGCACACATACCAGGGGAACCCCACCTTTTTGGTTGGTACCTGGGTTTTGGCATAGCTTTCGCCCTCATCGTGGTGATCGTTATCGAGGTACAGGCCATCCTGATGCTGGCCCGCAAGATTGGAACTCAGGCACAGGCAGCTATCCAGGGCCTGGAGGAGTGCTTCGTCTACACCACTCCGCTGTTCGACCTGCAAAAGACCGTCGACCACGCCCGGGCCATCGTTGAGGGCCTGCTCGGGGTACGCCGTGGACTGGGAGGTTAGGTAAATGGGTGGATATCACTTCTCGGAGATCACCTTTTGGTGGGTGGCTCTAGGCATCGGCCTGGTCGTGTGGCTGGTCGTCATCGCCCTGCTCACCCTGCTGCTCCGCCTGGTGCAGGACATCGACGGCGGCGTTATCGGAGTCCGTGACACCCTTCACCGGGTGGCCGGCAACACCCAGGCGACCTACCTGATCAAAGACACCGCAACCGGCGTCGACCAGGTGCTGAGCGAAGGCCTGCAGCACCACCTGTTCCTCACCCGGGTGATGACCAGCAACTTTGGTCGTCCCGTAGGCAAGCCGAAGATCGGAAGGAGGCCTGGTCAGGCATGATCGCACTACTGACGATTCTGTCGATTCTGGATGCAGCAATTCTTCTGGGCGTCCTGGCGCTGTTTCTCATCCTCATCGCCAACCGCCTGAACAACATCAACAACAACCTGGCCGACTGCTCGGCCACGGTTGCCACCATCGTCGGACACGTCGAGCCGATCATCCCCGGGGTAGGACAGATCAACCGCACCCTCGGAGTCATCGCCGGCGCACTGCCCCTGCTCTACGGTCTGACCGACAAGATCACCGCACCCACGGGCAAGCGGGTCAACTAAGCAACAGTCCTGATCTAGGATCGAAAGACCCGGCCGGTTAATCCGGCCGGGTCTTTTTCTTTTCAGGTAAGGGGTCAAGCGTGGATGTAGCTCGGACGATGTTCGGAAGGCTGCTGGGCTCGCGCCTGCCCTGGACCGAGGGCGTTCTGGACGTCGAAGGCATCGACGAGCCCCTCAACATCCGCCGTGACGCTTGGGGAGTGCCCCACATCGACGCGGCCACCGAGAACGACGGCTGGTACGGCCTGGGCTTCTGCCACGGGCAGGACCGCTCGTTCCAGCTCGAGACCCTGCTTCGGGTGATCCGGGGCACGCTGTCCGCGCTGATCGGCAAGGACGGCCTCAACATAGACCGGATGTCCCGCCGCATCGGGTTTGCGCGCAACAACGACCGCCAGCTGGCGAACTTCGACGCCGGCATCCAGGCCAACATCCGCTCGTACGTCGCCGGCGTCAACGCCGGGAACACCACCGGGCTGCCCAAGAAGGCGCACGAGTTCGTCCTTCTGACCTCCAAGCCCACCCCGTGGACCCCGGCCGACGTCGTCGGGATCATCCGGCTGCAGTCGTTCCTGTTCGCCACCAACGCCGACGCAGAGCTGGCCCGCCTGAAGATCCTGCTCTCCGACGGCCCCGAGGTGCTGGCCGCAGTCGATCCCAGCTGCGGCGAGTCGTGGCAGGGGATGTTGAGGCCCGACGCAGTCGCCCCCGCGGTCGACCGTCTGGCCGAGGACCTGGCGGCGTTCGGCAGCTTCGTCGGGGCCGGGGGAGCGTCGAACAGCTGGTGCCTGTCCGGCGATCGCACGGCAACCGGGCGCCCGCTCCTGGCCAACGACCCGCACCTTCCGGCTCTGCTGCCCTCCGTCTGGTACCTGGCCCACATCACCACCCCCGAGTGGTCGGTGGCCGGCGCAACCCTGGTCGGCGGGCCGGCGGTTGAGGTCGGACACAACGGCTTCGCCTCGTGGGGGATCACCGCGGCCCTGTTCGACAACACCGACCTGTTCTCCGAGGAGCTGGGGCCCGACGGCGCAACCCTTCGCGCCGGCGACGGCTTCGTCCCGTGCGAGGTCCTGAATGAGGTGATCAAGGTCCGCTACAAGAAGTCCGTGACCGAGAAGGTTGTGATCACCCCCCGCGGCCCGGTGGTGAGCCCGGCGTTCGACGAGGGTGTCGGCGCTCTTTCGATCAAGGCCTTCTGGCTGGGGGAGATGCCGGTGGAGGGTTTCCTCAGGGTCCACCGCACCACCGGGTTCGACCAGTTCCGCCGCTGGTTCGCCCGCTGGCCGGCTCCCGACCTGAACATCAGCTACGCCGACTCGGACGGCACCATCGGCTGGCAGCTGGTGGGAGCGGTACCGATTCGCAAGAAGGGATGGGGCACCGTCCCGATGCCCGGCTGGGACCCGTCGTCCGGCTGGGAGGACGAGCCGGTTCCCTTCGAGGAGATGCCGTACCTGTCCAACCCCGACCGGGGGTTCGTCGCGACGGCCAACACCCGGCCCTACCCGAACGTCGACGAGCCGTTCCTCGGCGTCGACTGGATCGACGGGTACCGGCTCGCACGGATAACGGAGATGCTCGGCGAGCGCTCCGACTGGGACATGGTCGCGACCCACGCCCTGCAGCTCGACGAGCTTTCGGTCCCCTGGAGGGACATGCGGGACACGGTCCTGGCGGCCCCGGCGGCCGGCCCGGCGACCCGGACCGGCCTCGACCTGCTGCGGGAGTGGGACGGCCGGGTATCGGCGGGGTCACCCGGCGCCGCGGTCTTCGAGTTCTTCCTCGCCGAGATGGCCCGGCGGGTCGCCCGGGCGAAGGCACCCCGGAGCTCGGATTGGGTGCTGGGCAAGGGTTTTGCGCAGCTCATGCCCTACACCTCGTTCTCCTACCGGAGGGTCGGGCACCTGGTGCAGCTTTTGAACAACCCCCCGAAGGATGAATGGTTCGGGCACCCGTGGGCCGACGAGATCGCAGCCGCCGTGGGAGCCGCAGTTCAGACGATCACCGAGATGAAGGGTGAGGACGTCGCCGGCTGGGCCTGGGGCAAGGTGCGCCCGGTGGAGATCAAGCACCCGGTGGGGGAGCAGAAGCCTATGGACAAGGTCTTCAACCTCGGCCCGTTCCCGTGGGGAGGCGACTCCAACACCGTCGCCCAGACCTCGGTCGACCCGCTCGAGGCCGGCAACGACCCAGCGTTCATCGCCTCGCTGCGCTTCGTGGCCGACGTCGGCAACTGGGACGCCTGCGAGTGGGTGATCCCGGCCGGCCAGTCGGGCAACCCGATGTCGGCCCATTACGACGACCAGCTCCCGCTTTGGCAGCAGGGCAAAGGCATAACCATCCCGTGGACCCCGGAGGCCGTCGCCTCGGCAACGGTCAAGACGCTGAAGCTGGTGCCGAAGAAGTAGGGACCTTTACAGGCCCTCTGGACTGGGCCGGCGCAGGAACACCGTCTGGGAAAGGTCGACTTGGTTGCTGGAAACCATGAACGGCTCCCACCCCTGCTCCGCCAACTCGTTGAGGGAAGTTTCGGCTTGTGGGATCACCTTCTTCGGATAGATGTCGATCTTCAGGATCTTGTACTGGTACATGTCCGCTCCCTCGATTGCCCGAGCAAACGACCTTAGTGGGTCACCTGCCTTTTGTCCGGCGGTCAAACTGCTGAAGCCGGTGCCCGGGGAGCCGAGCGCCATCGAGCGAAGTGCGGGGGGTTAAACGCCCAGGTCGAAGGGCACCGTAAGGACTGCTTTGGTGCCGGGGGGCGGTGCTGCCGGTTGAAGCGTTCCCGCCCCGGCGATCGACCTTGGCTTCACGACGCTTCCCGCGGAAGGGGGCTGCGAGCCGGAGCTCTGGCCCCTGCCCGCGGCTACCGGGACTCCGGGAAGGGCGCCGGAAACGGCCGGCGGGGTGGTGATGTCGATGAAAAGCCCTCCTCCTCCGTGATCCTCGAAGTTGGGGTCGCCCGAGAAAGAGGCGCTCACCGAGTGCCTGCCCGGGGCGAGGTTGGAGACGGTGATGGTGGCTCTCATGTCGACGAGCGGCACTGTTCCCATCACCCGGTTGTCGTCCTTGAAGGTCACCGAGCCGGTGGGGACCAAACCGGGGGGCGGCCCGCCCGACGTCCCGCCGTACCCCTCCTCGACCCAGTAGCCGATGGTGAAACTCACCGGCTCACCCTGCGCAGACTTCGGAAACCCGCTCTGGTCAACGTTGCCGGAGGCGTCGGGCCAGACGCTGAAGGTGCCCGCCGACGTGCCCATCCCACTGCTCCGGAGCTTGTAGGGAAGGACCCTGTTGACCATGGTGGC
This window contains:
- a CDS encoding DUF255 domain-containing protein, coding for MDDATSRTNQLPEEASPYLRRQAGQAVHWLPWGEQALRRAVDENRPLLVSIGYAASHQCRAADSFFDDFDLAELVNSEFVAVKVDRLEHPEVDAHVGEMVRAMGKSTEYPMTVFLTPEGAPFGSRPPVLGDNVQDFAGSLRQAADEWRQDPEEARRRASATVEQLRRSSAEAVKSEPVGPALLQQAVFGIQAAFDDVNGGFGEAPKPVHTPAIEFMLRAGGRGVARAATVADSSLSLMAKGGIYDQIGGGFHHMSVDRAWRVPRFEKLLVDNALLVRSYLHAWQLGKDETFSRIALETVEYLIRDLANPAGAFYAGESATSDGMEGGFYTWQSDEFTMVAPDAVEAYGVTKAGQFKGRNVLTLAAGEHPSAAKAALLKRRRVRTRPDRDEQILTSWNGLAIAALAEAGAALERPDLLEAARRTATAILQRNRQGSGRLWHVNPPGGPAVPGLLEDYAYLAEGLYTLWEATFEPEWITTCEEIVRRMVDEFWDSEGGGLFTAPADPAAVLPRRKDRKDGLGPSPAAVVSVLLGKLAVLTGNRDYRTKAIAIVEDALGLLQERHLESAGMLSAVDALLASPVEIVVLGPTTDRRTRDLRKQIWVRYLPNKVCAGAPPLIPFPILEGREPVGDAPTVHVSRAGTRKPPVLNPEDFEAALKFWTSPTDRQVARVNDLIGNALQRRHFFDNLQNPAWIEPLREAGLFDAPPGPIVDLAESTVGSPPWPQSKYLARMAPFSPEAVQEAVMSVPAAENVQVHEDMADVALALPPELAVKLVPKARQWLQSPYLLHLPEKLGQLAARLAQGGQPEAAIELAEALFELRPGDPSIVKQPVWLPPEPRGRFGKYAYEEILAEQMPVLAEKAPFPTVELLCDLLSAAITFSHRPGEEAPPADHSHLWRPAIHEHEKNDDKTLRNPLTTALADAAEGIARKQPSLVTELVKRLEQREWHVFRRVALHLLRIWPEVSPESINRRLADRHLFADPHFHHEYVLLARDHFEELSPEDQTVILGWLDAGPDMEQWNTDPRTVSDPATYADRWRLDRLAMLHDSLPPSHLEEYERLVALYGPPEHPDFVVNLPAPRTDPTTPRQAEELHENDLDELAEFLRTWTPTPGLGNPTSEGMARKLAAVVATEPVKFADAARSFKNLDPAYIWAILHGLREASEGYEFEWPPVLDLAIWTAEAETGADAARWRPARLEAARLISRGLGQGPAQLAYRFREKVWAAIRPLTDDPDAEPATPAGAVGAGIAESAAAQSVLTVRGEAMHAVMRYALWVRREIESSPNVRERLSRGFDEMPEVREVLEAHLDPAREPSAAIRAVYGRWFAFLLMLDNRWSSDAVERIFPRDPERQSLRDAAWEAHVSFSNPYDHLLTVIEDEYRRGVEMVGRFAERPENTISPENRLAEHLMVYYLRGKLALDRNGLVGRFFADAPDALRYHALSFIGRSLKNQQGMLPRDVAMRIQALWERRLQEATATGDLTGYEKELSAIGWWFASAKLETSWSVKQLMKVLEQGVTVEPATAVIARLKELDPSFAATKVKALAQILAREQDSVNLVAWTDDARAILNEAIGSADDSARATALDLLSFFDVQELEELVRWDQ
- a CDS encoding penicillin acylase family protein, yielding MDVARTMFGRLLGSRLPWTEGVLDVEGIDEPLNIRRDAWGVPHIDAATENDGWYGLGFCHGQDRSFQLETLLRVIRGTLSALIGKDGLNIDRMSRRIGFARNNDRQLANFDAGIQANIRSYVAGVNAGNTTGLPKKAHEFVLLTSKPTPWTPADVVGIIRLQSFLFATNADAELARLKILLSDGPEVLAAVDPSCGESWQGMLRPDAVAPAVDRLAEDLAAFGSFVGAGGASNSWCLSGDRTATGRPLLANDPHLPALLPSVWYLAHITTPEWSVAGATLVGGPAVEVGHNGFASWGITAALFDNTDLFSEELGPDGATLRAGDGFVPCEVLNEVIKVRYKKSVTEKVVITPRGPVVSPAFDEGVGALSIKAFWLGEMPVEGFLRVHRTTGFDQFRRWFARWPAPDLNISYADSDGTIGWQLVGAVPIRKKGWGTVPMPGWDPSSGWEDEPVPFEEMPYLSNPDRGFVATANTRPYPNVDEPFLGVDWIDGYRLARITEMLGERSDWDMVATHALQLDELSVPWRDMRDTVLAAPAAGPATRTGLDLLREWDGRVSAGSPGAAVFEFFLAEMARRVARAKAPRSSDWVLGKGFAQLMPYTSFSYRRVGHLVQLLNNPPKDEWFGHPWADEIAAAVGAAVQTITEMKGEDVAGWAWGKVRPVEIKHPVGEQKPMDKVFNLGPFPWGGDSNTVAQTSVDPLEAGNDPAFIASLRFVADVGNWDACEWVIPAGQSGNPMSAHYDDQLPLWQQGKGITIPWTPEAVASATVKTLKLVPKK
- a CDS encoding Ig-like domain-containing protein — its product is MGRHYIFLLWLPATLALLIPAPALAAGTNPTDGHISVSTQLAGYPVVANISFSSGIGISRTGTVELYEGSRLLGSGAMYGSAVRLELPPFPAGTHNLTARYSGDATYAPSEATMVNRVLPYKLRSSGMGTSAGTFSVWPDASGNVDQSGFPKSAQGEPVSFTIGYWVEEGYGGTSGGPPPGLVPTGSVTFKDDNRVMGTVPLVDMRATITVSNLAPGRHSVSASFSGDPNFEDHGGGGLFIDITTPPAVSGALPGVPVAAGRGQSSGSQPPSAGSVVKPRSIAGAGTLQPAAPPPGTKAVLTVPFDLGV